The genomic window GAGATGTTCGCTCCCGCCTGGTCGACCCGCACGGTGGAAGACGACCCGGGTGCGCCGTTCTTCAACGACACGATGAAGTACGTGGTCGGTGCCCGGGAGCCCGAGGTCGAGTGGGCCAACAGCACCCGCCTCGGCGCCTACGACCCGGACGCCATCCGCAAGCTCAAGGACGAGATCGACGGCACGATCTACATCAGCGGCAGCGGCACCCTGGTGCGCGCGCTGCTCGCCGCCGGACTGGTCGACGACCTGCACCTGTTCGTGTACCCGATCGCGCTCGGCAAGGGCGAGCGGTTGTGGAGCGAGGGCGTCGACGCGACCAAACTCGCGCTCACCGAGTGCGAGACCTATGACAACGGTGTCGTCCACCTGCACTACGGCCCGGCCGCGGCCTGACGCCTCGGCAGCCGAGCCACCTCACGTGAGCACCGGCATCGTCAACAGTTCCCTGTTGTCGGTGCCGGTGTCTGCGTGGTGCACCGGCTGATCCCCCAAATGTCCTCCGCCGAGGGCAGATCCGACCGCGTCACGCCTCGCGGAATTCGTCCTCCGAGGCACCGAGGCGCCAGTACCCGCGAAATGTCACATCGGCTTTCGGGATGTGCCGTTCCGTGACGAGGTGGCGGCGCAGCGCCCGGACGACACCGGATTCGCCCGCGATCCACGCGTATGGCCGCGACCGCGGGAGCACGGCGGCACGGATCGCCTGGACGAGCTGACCACGGTCGCGGTCGTCGTGCACCAGCCAGGTGATCTCGGCCGCCGCCTTCGTGTGCAACTCCCGGCGATCGGCCTGGTGCGGAACCTCGATCCACACCTTGGCGATGGTTCCGGCGGGCAGAGTTTCGAGGATGCTCGCGGCCGCGGGCAAGGCCGTCTCGTCCGCGGCGATCAGCACCCATTCCGCGTCCGCGGGCGGACGGAACGCAACACTGCGATTGTCGCCGTCGCACGGCCCGAGGATGGTGACCCGATCTCCCGGTCGCGCCCGCGCCGCCCAGCGCGCCGCCGGTCCACCATCGGCGTGCGGGACGAAATCGATATCCAGTTCGGCTGTCTCGGGCCGATGCGCACGCGCGGTATAGGCACGCATCACCGCACGGACCGCAGGATCGGCAGCCCGCCATTCGGCAAACCAGTTGTCCCCCGCCTCGATCGGCACCCACGGCATGCGTTGACCCGGGTGCGGCAGGAACAGCGACAGGCTCTGATCCCGTCCGCCGCTGGCGAAGCCCGCCAAAGGCGCACCGCCGAAAACGATCCGGAGCTGGGACGGGCTGAGCAGTTCGGTTCGCCGGACCGGCACATTCTCGAAGAACCGAAAAGGCTGCGCGCGCATGGTGTTTTCCCGTCAGGTCAGTTTGCCGGAGCGGCGAATGGCGGCGGCAAGGTCGTCGAGCAGCGGTGCGGTACCGGCGTGCGAGAACCGGTACACCGGCTGCCAGCCGGTGACCTGGTTGCCGCGCACCGCGGGCAGGCCGCGCCAGACCGGGTTGGCGGCAAGCGCTTCCGGTGTCAACGCGGCGGACCTGCGGTCGAGCAAAATCAGATCGGCCGGATACCTGTCGGTGTTCTCCCAGCTCAGTTCCTCGAAGAAGCCGTCGCCGACGACGTGCTCCGGGGTGACCATGCCCACCCCCAAGTGCGCGAAATAGCTCAGGTCAGCGGACGCTTTCGGATCGGAGACGTAAAAGATGCCCGGCGTCGCCGACGCCGCCATGACGCGCAGTCCCGGCCGCTGCGCCACCGCGTCGCGGACCGCCTGCGCGGCGGCGTCGAATCGGGCCTTGGCCTGAAGGGCCTTGGGCGCGTTGAGATCTGCGCCCAGCGCCTGAGCGAGCTCGGCGTATCGCGCGATGGTCTCCGGCAGGGTCCGGCGGGCGACGCGCACCGCCGCCACGTTCGGATTGATCGCCAGAATCTTGGCCCTGCTCTCGTTCGGGATGTACCAGAGTTCGTCGGGCGCATACATATCGGTGACGAGCAGATCGGGTTCGAGTGCCGCGTACTTCTCGACATTGAACTCGCCCCAGTTGTTGCCGAGCACCGTCACCTTGCCGAGATCGAGGTCGCCCATCAGCGGGGCCGGTTCGCCTGCCGCCGTACGTGTTTCGCCGAAGATGCCGACGATGCGATCCTGTAGGCCATAGTCCGCGAGCATTCCGGCGGCGCCGACGAACGCGACGATCCGAGACGGGACCTCCGCGGTCCGGACGGTACTGTTGCGATCGTCGGTGAACGACCAACCGCCCGGCCCGGTGAACGGTTCGTCCACCGGGGACCGGCCGGTGCACGCCGTGACGGCGGCACCGAGCCCGACCGCGCAGGTGGTCGCGAGCAGGCGGCGGCGGGATAGCTGGATTGTGTCCATGGCGGCCATTAGAACCACCTGTCACAACTTAGGCAAGCCTCACCTGGATGAGGTTTCTCACGCCACCCTGGCCACACCGGGCGAAATTAGGGTAGCCTAACTAAGATCGACTACGGGAATGGGGTGGCCCAATTGAGCGAGACCATACAGCCGGAAAATCAGCCGGACATCGTGCTGCGGCGACTGACGACAGGCTTCATGACAACCTTCGTGGTGCGTGCGGCGGCGGAGCTCCGGCTGCTCGACGCATTCGGCGCGGCACCTCGACCGGTCGGCGCGGTCGCCGAGGACTTGGCCGTACCGCGGGTGACCCTGGTCCGGCTGCTGCGCGCACTCACCGCGCTGGGTCTGTTCACCGAAACGACGGTGGACTGCTTTGCTCCGACTCCGGCGGGCGAGCTGCTGCGCAGCGACCACCCGCAGTCGCTACACGCCTTCGTGGAAATGTTCACCGACCCGGTGATGACCAACGCCTGGCAGGATCTCGCGTCGAGCGTCCGCACGGGGAAGACGTCCTTCGACGAACGCTTCGGCGCGCCGTTCTTCGACCATCTGAAGACCGAACCGGCCATATCCGCCTTGTTCAACGCCTCCATGAGTCAGGCGTCGCGGGTGGTTGCCGAGGCGCTGCCGCAAGCGTACGACTTCAGCCGTTTCAGCACGGTGCTCGACATCGGCGGTGGCGACGGCACAGTGCTCGCGGGCATCCTGCGGACGAACCCGGAGCTGCGCGGGGTCATTTTCGACACGGAAGAAGGCAGTGCGCAAGCACCGGAACGGTTGGCCGAAGCGGGCGTGACCGAGCGGGCGTCGGTCGTCACGGGCGACTTCTTCACCGGCATTCCCGGTGGCGCCGACCTCTATGTGATCAAGAGCATTCTGCACGATTGGGACGACGACCGGTGCGTGCGGATCCTCCGGCAGTGCCGAGCGGTCTGCCCGCCGACGGGGACCCTGCTCATCATCGAACCTGTACTGCCGGAACGGGTTACCGAGACGGTGCCGGCGGGTCTGTACCTGAGCGACCTCAACATGCTGGTGAACGTCGGTGGCAGGGAACGCACCTGCGCCGAATTCGCCGAGCTGTGTGAGCAAGCCGGATTCGTCCTCACCACAACGTCTCCGCTCTCAGCGGACGTCGGCTTCTGGTATCTCGAGGCGAAGGCCGCCTGACGTGCTGATCGGCCTGTTCGCCGCCTAGCTGGCGTGCGTGGGATACGGGGTGCGCTTACGCCGCTGGTCCCGTCCGGTCCACTGATGCGGCGTAAGCCACGGAGTTGTGCTCGGCGAGGACGGTTTGTGGTCGGCCCTCGGCGAGTACCCGGCCATCGCGCAGCAGCAGACAATGGTCGGCGCGCATGGCCTCGGCGAGGTCGTGGGTGGCCTGTACGACCGTGACACCGTTGCCGCTGATCTCGGTCAACGCGCGCGAGATCTCTTGCTGCGTAGCCGAATCCAGTCCAGCGGCCGGCTCGTCGAGAAGCAGTAGTTCCGATTCCTGAGCCAGTGCCTGGGCGAGCAGCGTGCGTTGGCGCTGGCCGCCGGAGAGGCTGTCGAGGCGGCGGCGCGCGAGGTCGCCGATATCCATTCGCGCCATACAGGTTTCGACGACGCTGTGGTCGTGGCGGGACAGCCGCCGCCACGGACCGCGGTGCGCCCAGCGGCCCATGGCCACCGTTTCTCGGACGGTGAGCGGCAGTGTCGTGGGAACGGCGCTGTGCTGCACCACGAACGCCGGCCGACCCGAGGTCTGGTGTCGCACTACCCCTTCCTGTGGTGTGACGACTCCGGCCAGCACCCCGAGCAGTGTCGACTTCCCTGACCCGTTGGGGCCGACCAGGGCCGTGACCTGCCCGAGCGGGATCGTCGCGGTCACGTCGTGCAATACGAGGTGGTCGGAGTAGCCGGCGGACAGTCCACTGATGTGGATCGCGGCCGGGTGGTCGATGTGTCCCATGTCACCTCACTTGTAATGATAATCATTATCATCATAGTGTGGCCCATCATGGAGTGGCTGTTCGACCCGTTCGAGGTGGCGTTCGTGCAAAGAGCGGTGTGGGGTGGCCTGCTGGTCTCCTGCGTATGCGCGCTGGCCGGAACGTGGGT from Nocardia iowensis includes these protein-coding regions:
- the aztA gene encoding zinc ABC transporter ATP-binding protein AztA — protein: MGHIDHPAAIHISGLSAGYSDHLVLHDVTATIPLGQVTALVGPNGSGKSTLLGVLAGVVTPQEGVVRHQTSGRPAFVVQHSAVPTTLPLTVRETVAMGRWAHRGPWRRLSRHDHSVVETCMARMDIGDLARRRLDSLSGGQRQRTLLAQALAQESELLLLDEPAAGLDSATQQEISRALTEISGNGVTVVQATHDLAEAMRADHCLLLRDGRVLAEGRPQTVLAEHNSVAYAASVDRTGPAA
- a CDS encoding siderophore-interacting protein, which encodes MRAQPFRFFENVPVRRTELLSPSQLRIVFGGAPLAGFASGGRDQSLSLFLPHPGQRMPWVPIEAGDNWFAEWRAADPAVRAVMRAYTARAHRPETAELDIDFVPHADGGPAARWAARARPGDRVTILGPCDGDNRSVAFRPPADAEWVLIAADETALPAAASILETLPAGTIAKVWIEVPHQADRRELHTKAAAEITWLVHDDRDRGQLVQAIRAAVLPRSRPYAWIAGESGVVRALRRHLVTERHIPKADVTFRGYWRLGASEDEFREA
- a CDS encoding dihydrofolate reductase family protein, whose translation is MGTIAVHEFIALDGVYEDPSWTFEYGFDPKMGETLGAITSQAKAILLGRNTFEMFAPAWSTRTVEDDPGAPFFNDTMKYVVGAREPEVEWANSTRLGAYDPDAIRKLKDEIDGTIYISGSGTLVRALLAAGLVDDLHLFVYPIALGKGERLWSEGVDATKLALTECETYDNGVVHLHYGPAAA
- a CDS encoding ABC transporter substrate-binding protein, producing the protein MDTIQLSRRRLLATTCAVGLGAAVTACTGRSPVDEPFTGPGGWSFTDDRNSTVRTAEVPSRIVAFVGAAGMLADYGLQDRIVGIFGETRTAAGEPAPLMGDLDLGKVTVLGNNWGEFNVEKYAALEPDLLVTDMYAPDELWYIPNESRAKILAINPNVAAVRVARRTLPETIARYAELAQALGADLNAPKALQAKARFDAAAQAVRDAVAQRPGLRVMAASATPGIFYVSDPKASADLSYFAHLGVGMVTPEHVVGDGFFEELSWENTDRYPADLILLDRRSAALTPEALAANPVWRGLPAVRGNQVTGWQPVYRFSHAGTAPLLDDLAAAIRRSGKLT
- a CDS encoding methyltransferase, which translates into the protein MSETIQPENQPDIVLRRLTTGFMTTFVVRAAAELRLLDAFGAAPRPVGAVAEDLAVPRVTLVRLLRALTALGLFTETTVDCFAPTPAGELLRSDHPQSLHAFVEMFTDPVMTNAWQDLASSVRTGKTSFDERFGAPFFDHLKTEPAISALFNASMSQASRVVAEALPQAYDFSRFSTVLDIGGGDGTVLAGILRTNPELRGVIFDTEEGSAQAPERLAEAGVTERASVVTGDFFTGIPGGADLYVIKSILHDWDDDRCVRILRQCRAVCPPTGTLLIIEPVLPERVTETVPAGLYLSDLNMLVNVGGRERTCAEFAELCEQAGFVLTTTSPLSADVGFWYLEAKAA